Sequence from the Curtobacterium sp. MCLR17_007 genome:
GGACCTGCTCGAGGTGAACGGCATCGGTGACGCTCGTTTCGCCGAGCTCGAGGACCGGGTGCGGGTGTGAACGTCGCACCGGACCGGTCGGACCTCCGGATCGCCGTCCCTGCAGCGGTCGTGTGGGTCGCGGCAGCGGTCCTCGTCGGGGTCCCGCAGGCAGCCTGGCGGGTGGGTGCGGTCAGCGGTGCGGTGGCGGCGGTCGCGCTCGTGGTCACCGTCGTCCGCGGTGCGGCCCACGGTCGCACGGCCGATCGGATGCCCGTGGCACCCGTGGCACCCGTGGCACCCGTGGCACCCGTGGGGTCCGTGTTCCGGGTGACGGCCGCCCTGCTCGTGACGACCGGACTGCTGGTCGGCCTGGTGGCGGTCGCCGTGGCGGTGGGGGACGCTCGCCGGCGGCCCGCGGCCATCAGTCCTCCGCCGGCCGGTGCCGTTCCGGTCCTCGTCGTCCTCGACCGGGACCTCGCCGCGGCTGACCGGTCGGTGCTCGGCACGCTCCGCTCCGTCGGCGAGTCCGCGGGACTCGACGTGCCGGTGCTGGTCGTCCCGTCGCGCGACGACCAGCGGCACCACACACTCGGCGCCGGTGCCACACTGTCGGGGCCCGCGCAGATCGAGCCCGACGAGCCGGGGTCGTCGACCGCGTTCGTGCTGTTCCTGCGGACTCCGAGCGCGGTCACGGACGCGTCGGGGCTCCTCGGGGTGACGAACGACCTCCGGGCGTCCTTCGCCGCCGTGACCTCCCGGTTGCCGCAGCCGGGCGGCGCACTCCTGCGCGGTCTCGCGATCGGGGACCGCAGTGGTCTCGACCCGACGACCGCGTCGGCGATGGAGACCAGCGCCCTGACGCACCTGACCGCGGTGTCGGGCTCGAACTGCGCCGTCGTCGTCGCCCTGGCGGTGCTGTCGGGTCGCGCGCTCGGCCTCGGGCGGGTCACGCGCGCGGCGTGCGCGGTCGTGCTGTTGCTGGGGTTCGTCGTCCTGGTCCGCCCGGACCCCTCGATCGTCCGGGCGACCGTGATGGCGATCGTCGCGCTCGTCGTGCACCTGGTCGGCAGACCGGTCCGCGGCGTCCCGCTCATCGGTCTCGCAGCCGTCGGCATGCTCGTCGTCGACCCGTGGTCCGCGCGCTCGTTCGCGTTCGGGCTGTCCGTGCTGGCGACCAGCGGGATCGTCGTCCTGGCCCCGCCGCTGACCGCGCTGCTCGGCCGACGGTGCTGGACCCCGGTGGCTGCTGCCCTCGCCGTGCCGATCGCAGCGCAGGTCGCATGCTGGCCGCTGACGATCCCGCTCGCCCCCGCCCTGCCCACGTACGCGGTGCCGGCGAACCTGCTCACCGAGCCGCTCGCGCCCGTGGTCACGGTCCTCGGCCTCGGTTCCTGTCTCCTGGCACCGGTGTGGCCGTGGGGTGCGACCGTCATCGCGGGCATCGCCTGGGTCCCGGCAGCCGCCATCGGGGCCGTTGCCCGCGGGGCCGCGGTGCTGCCGTTCGCGTCGGTGCCCTGGCCGCTCGGCGTGGTCGGTGTCGCCGCGGCCGTCGTGGTCAGCGCCGCGGTCGTCGTCGCCGTCCTCGCCCCCGCGGCGATCCGGTCGCGTGTGCTGCTCGTGGCAGCGGTCGTCGTGGTGATCGGTGTCGCGTCGACCTCGGTGCCGACACTGCTCGTCCGCGCCGGGTTGCCGACGGGCTGGAGCGTCGCGGCGTGCGACGTCGGACAGGGTGATGCGACGCTCCTGCGCAGTGGTGACTCGACCGCGCTCGTGGACGTCGGGGACGACCCGGTCCGGCTCCAGCGCTGCCTCGACCTGCTCGGCGTCCACCACGTCGACCTGCTCGTCCTGACGCACTTCGACCGGGACCACGTCGGAGCCGTGGACACCGTCGCCGGGATCTCCGAGGTCGCACTCGTCGGCCCATCCGGGCGCCCCGCTGACCACGCCGTCGTGCGTGCCCTGGTCGGCGCCGGGGTCGACGTCCGGCGGGCCGACGACCACACCGCTGGGACCCTCGGCGCCCTGGCATGGCGGGTCCTCTGGCCGCGGGCAGGCGACACGACCAGTGGCAACGCGGCGAGCATCGTCGTCACGACCTCGGTCGCGCAGCCCTGCGGGACGTGCGTGCAGGCGACCCTCCTCGG
This genomic interval carries:
- a CDS encoding ComEC/Rec2 family competence protein, translating into MNVAPDRSDLRIAVPAAVVWVAAAVLVGVPQAAWRVGAVSGAVAAVALVVTVVRGAAHGRTADRMPVAPVAPVAPVAPVGSVFRVTAALLVTTGLLVGLVAVAVAVGDARRRPAAISPPPAGAVPVLVVLDRDLAAADRSVLGTLRSVGESAGLDVPVLVVPSRDDQRHHTLGAGATLSGPAQIEPDEPGSSTAFVLFLRTPSAVTDASGLLGVTNDLRASFAAVTSRLPQPGGALLRGLAIGDRSGLDPTTASAMETSALTHLTAVSGSNCAVVVALAVLSGRALGLGRVTRAACAVVLLLGFVVLVRPDPSIVRATVMAIVALVVHLVGRPVRGVPLIGLAAVGMLVVDPWSARSFAFGLSVLATSGIVVLAPPLTALLGRRCWTPVAAALAVPIAAQVACWPLTIPLAPALPTYAVPANLLTEPLAPVVTVLGLGSCLLAPVWPWGATVIAGIAWVPAAAIGAVARGAAVLPFASVPWPLGVVGVAAAVVVSAAVVVAVLAPAAIRSRVLLVAAVVVVIGVASTSVPTLLVRAGLPTGWSVAACDVGQGDATLLRSGDSTALVDVGDDPVRLQRCLDLLGVHHVDLLVLTHFDRDHVGAVDTVAGISEVALVGPSGRPADHAVVRALVGAGVDVRRADDHTAGTLGALAWRVLWPRAGDTTSGNAASIVVTTSVAQPCGTCVQATLLGDLDERAQRRLRDAVEPGPVDVVKVSHHGSSDQDPGLYRQLAAPVGLIGVGADNTYGHPTSRALDMLTAAGTTPFRTDRQGTIVVRRGADGPEVWTERQDATAAVPSGSAASGHVVPSTSARAVSGSTRRLGSRTTGRTACPPRSPFEPPRRSTRSRGRASVPRPSSS